The stretch of DNA CTGACCGACCTGAAGGCCCGCTACGGCGACGATTGCCCGCCCCTCTACGTTACCGAAAGTGGCTGCTCTCAGCCCGATGTCTTGATAGATGGCCGGGTGCGCGACGAGGCCCGTAGCCGCTACCACGAGGCCCATCTGGACGCCGTTGCCACCGCCATAGCGCAGGGAACCGATGTGCGCGGCTACTTCGCGTGGAGCCTGATGGACAACTTTGAATGGGCCGAGGGCTACTCGCAGCGGTTCGGGCTGGTGTACGTGGACTTCGAGACACAGGAGCGCACGCCCAAAGACAGTTTTTACTGGCTGAAACGGCGAATTGAGCGGTAAGCCTTAGCCCTTTTCCCCCTGCTCAGCGAACCCTGACCACCTTCACGTCTAGCACAGTACGGCTCCCGCTGGGGAGTTCCGTCCGGGTGTCGGTCACGTACAGCAACCTGCCGTTCTTGTCGGTCACGGTGGCCCGGACGGCGTAGCTGCGGCTGGCCGAAAAACGCACCGGGTTGTATACGATCTGGTAAGAAGTGGGCAAGCGCGGCGCGGAAAACTGGATTCTGACCAACTGGCGCGAGGCCACGTCCTGCAGCGACACGTCCTCGATGACCACCGTGACCGTGCTGCCCGCGGGGAGGGCCATTCGGTTGGGCGTCAGCACCTGCCCACGCAACTCGCGCCAGCCTGCCGGAATGCTGGCAGCTGTGCTGGAAGAAGTGGCGCTGGGCGCGGTGGCCGGGCGAGCTGTTGGGGCCGGGCGGGTAATAGTCATGCCGCCGATGGTGGTCTGGGCCGAGGCTCCGGCCAGCAGCAGAGCGGCGAGGGCGGGCAGCATTAAGCGTGAGGGCTTCATGCCTCTATCCATACCTGATGAATGTGATGGGAGGATGACTGGGTGTTTAGCCCAGGTGGATACAGCAAGAGTTTAAACAGGGCTTTCTTTTGGCCTGCACAATACAGAGATGCCCGAAGCTCTGCCTTTGCCTGCCCCGCTGCCCGACCTGCCGCTTACCGACCATGCGGCGGCCCTGCTGCACCTCTCGCGTGACCCTTTGCTGGCCCAGGTCATTGCCCAGGTGGGCGGTGTGCCCGTGCTGACGCCCACTGCCGACTCGTTCGGCACCCTCATTCGCAGTGTGAACGGGCAACAACTGAGCGTGAAGGCGGCGGCCAGCATTCATGGGCGACTGGTGGCTGCGCTGGGCGAACCTATACTGGGCGAACCGGATTCCCAGACTGGCGTTCCGATCACCATCACCCCCGAAGCCTTAGTTGCCGCAGACGGCGAAACCCTGCGCTCGTTCGGGCTGTCCTGGGCCAAAGTCCGGACGGTGCAGGCCTTGGCCGCCGCCGCGCTGGATGGCCGGGTAGATTTTGCCCACCTGTCCACCTTGCCCGACGAGGCCGTGATCGCCGCCCTGATTCCGCTGCCCGGCATAGGCCGCTGGACGGTGGAGATGTTCCTGATGTTCGCGCTGGCCCGCCCCGACGTATTCAGCATGGGCGACCTCGTGCTCAGGCAAGGGCTGGCGAGGTTGCACCCGCACACGCCGCCCGCCGCGGTACTGGAAGGCTGGGCACCGTACCGCACGCTGGCCGCCCGCTATATATGGGCCGAAAACCACCGCGTCAAAGGCGGCGGGGAACCGGTGGCGGGGTAGGAGTGTGGATCGTGGCGATGTGAAATGAATCTCTAGGTGAGTTGCTCCAGTTCAGAGTCAAAGATGTTGACGCTCATGCCCACCCGCGCTGTTCCCACCTTCCTACCCGAGCCTCTCCACCACCGCTTCCCGCGTCATTGTGGGGGAAACCGTATGGGTACTTTCCACAGTCAGGGCGGCGGCGGCGTGCCCCTGGCGGGCGGCTCCGACGGGGGCCACTCCTGCCAGAAGCGCAGCGAGGTAGGCGGCCAGCATCGCGTCTCCGGCTCCGGTCACGTCGGCGACTTTGGCGGGAATAGTGGGCAGTTCGGTGTAGGTTCCGGGCATAGAGAGCAGGCTGCCCAACTGCCCACGCCGCACCCAGACGGTGTCAATCCCCTGTGCGTGCAGCTCCTCTGCGGCGGCGCGGATGTCGGCCAACCGGTCAGGCACGTCGCGGCCTACGAGTGCGCCCAGCTCCAGCAGATTGGGTGTGATGGTGTGTGGGGGGAACCCAGCCGCAACAGAGGAACGGATTTGCAGGGCCTTGGGCACGCTGACTGGCTCGAAGGCCACTGGGATACCAACTTCGGCGGCCAGCTTCATGAGGTGGTTGAGGGTGGGTTCGGTCAGGTTCCCGTCGGCCACCACCCAGGTTGCGCCGCGCAGCACGGCCCGGCGGTCATGCAGGGTGGTGGGGGTCAATACGCTCAGCACAGTCATGTCAGACACGGCCACCAACAGTTCTCCCTCATGATCGAGGGTCGCCATGTATGTGCCCGTCAGGTGTTCGTTGACCCGCATCACAAAGCGCACATCCACACCCGCCAGCTTGGAATCGTCCAGCAGGGCGTCGCCCAGACTGTCGCGGCCTACCGCGCTGACCAGCGACACAGCCACACCCAGCCGCGCCAAATTTTCGGCAATGTTACGGGCCACGCCGCCCGCCGTCTGGGTGGTCAGGCCGGGGTTGCTGGTGCCCAGAATAACCGGGGCCAGCGTGTGGGCCTTGAGATCCACGTTCGCGCCGCCCACCACGACCACGCGGGCCGGGGCCGAAGCTGGAGCGGTCAAGGGGTTGATTCCGGTTGCGTCTGCTGTGCCCACAAGGTCAGGTTATCCCGTGCTGCGTCCACGTGCATCTGTTCGACTAGTGACCCCTGGTAGGTGGCGACGCTTTTGCCCTCGGTGCGGGCGGTTTCCCAGGCGCTCAGCAGGGCGCGGGCGTCGGTGGCCTGTGCAGCGGTCACGCCATACGCGGCATTGGCCGCCGCAATCTGGCCCGGATGAATCACTGTTTTGCCCGCAAAGCCCAGCATGCGGCCCTGAGCGCATTCGCGGGCCAAGCCTTCCCCATCGGTGATGTCGTTGAACACGGCGTCCAGCGGCAATTTTCCGGCGGCGCGGGCGGCCAGCACCACCGCAGACAGGGCGTGCAAGAGTGGCAAGCGTTCGGGGTGCGGCCCAGTTCGCAGGGCGCGGGCCAGATCGTTTGCGCCCACCAACAGGCCCGCCACACCCGGCACGGCGGCAATGGCGGCGGCGTGCAGTACCCCGGCAGGCGTTTCGATCATGGCCCACAGCGGCAGGCCCAAGCTAAGTGCGGCCACGGCGCTGGCGTCCTCGGTCTTGGGCAGCACCAGCCCCGCCGCGCCCGACAGCAACGCCATTTCCCGGTCTGCATGTTCGTGTTCGGTGCCCAGGCCGTTCACGCGCACCAGCACCGGCACGCGCCAGCTCCCCGCCCGCAGCGCCAGCCGCACATTCTCCCGCGCCTGCGCTTTGGCTTCGGGGGCCACCGCGTCTTCCAAGTCCAAAATAATGGCGTCGGCCCCCAGCCCACGCGCCTTTTCTATGGCCCTCGGCTTGTCGCCGGGCACGTACAGCACGGATCGCCACAACGTTGGGGCGGTCATTCGAGTCGCGCCTGCTGATGAATGGCGCTGGGGCG from Deinococcus sp. QL22 encodes:
- a CDS encoding DNA-3-methyladenine glycosylase; the encoded protein is MPEALPLPAPLPDLPLTDHAAALLHLSRDPLLAQVIAQVGGVPVLTPTADSFGTLIRSVNGQQLSVKAAASIHGRLVAALGEPILGEPDSQTGVPITITPEALVAADGETLRSFGLSWAKVRTVQALAAAALDGRVDFAHLSTLPDEAVIAALIPLPGIGRWTVEMFLMFALARPDVFSMGDLVLRQGLARLHPHTPPAAVLEGWAPYRTLAARYIWAENHRVKGGGEPVAG
- a CDS encoding CoA ester lyase encodes the protein MTAPTLWRSVLYVPGDKPRAIEKARGLGADAIILDLEDAVAPEAKAQARENVRLALRAGSWRVPVLVRVNGLGTEHEHADREMALLSGAAGLVLPKTEDASAVAALSLGLPLWAMIETPAGVLHAAAIAAVPGVAGLLVGANDLARALRTGPHPERLPLLHALSAVVLAARAAGKLPLDAVFNDITDGEGLARECAQGRMLGFAGKTVIHPGQIAAANAAYGVTAAQATDARALLSAWETARTEGKSVATYQGSLVEQMHVDAARDNLTLWAQQTQPESTP
- a CDS encoding YbaY family lipoprotein — translated: MKPSRLMLPALAALLLAGASAQTTIGGMTITRPAPTARPATAPSATSSSTAASIPAGWRELRGQVLTPNRMALPAGSTVTVVIEDVSLQDVASRQLVRIQFSAPRLPTSYQIVYNPVRFSASRSYAVRATVTDKNGRLLYVTDTRTELPSGSRTVLDVKVVRVR
- a CDS encoding carbohydrate kinase family protein; its protein translation is MGTADATGINPLTAPASAPARVVVVGGANVDLKAHTLAPVILGTSNPGLTTQTAGGVARNIAENLARLGVAVSLVSAVGRDSLGDALLDDSKLAGVDVRFVMRVNEHLTGTYMATLDHEGELLVAVSDMTVLSVLTPTTLHDRRAVLRGATWVVADGNLTEPTLNHLMKLAAEVGIPVAFEPVSVPKALQIRSSVAAGFPPHTITPNLLELGALVGRDVPDRLADIRAAAEELHAQGIDTVWVRRGQLGSLLSMPGTYTELPTIPAKVADVTGAGDAMLAAYLAALLAGVAPVGAARQGHAAAALTVESTHTVSPTMTREAVVERLG